Part of the Musa acuminata AAA Group cultivar baxijiao chromosome BXJ2-7, Cavendish_Baxijiao_AAA, whole genome shotgun sequence genome is shown below.
GTAAAGTCCTGAAACTCATGGTTGATagtttttttctcactttatacttTCTATAGAAAACATGTAAGCTATTGGCTTCAAAAGATTACCATAACTACACACAAATTAATTTATAGTCTAACATATGATTCtaataaattattgatatatCATATATAGTCGACACCTAATCAATAGTGTTACTTGATTTTAAAGAGAAATATTCCATCTAGATGGATGTTCAATCAAGATAGTTGGCATGACCCAACTTCCTCTCATGTCTTCTTTATCTAACACTCCTAACGTGAACGCATCTCCTATGTCTACTACTTTAGTTCAAATTTGCATTCTCCTAATATGTCTCttgcatttgtaattcaaatcgacATATGTTGATGCTCGTGCAACTCCTATGTTTGACATTAgtaattcatacatatatgtctCGATGCTCTTGTGCATCTTCTATATCCGATATTCTCTACATGCATAGCTTACCCGAGCTAGAGCACATGTCTCGATTTCTTGATGTAGATAATTGTTGTTGAGTTTCCAAACTTATATTGTGCTCTGTGCTCTAGCTTGGGTAAGCTTTTTGGGAAGTATGATGAGAGATCAAATGATGTAGTTATAattgataattaattaaaatttgacaCATGAAATCTAGTCAAGCTATGGATGACCGATTGAGGTGCAACATATATAGATTAGTGGGTTATTACAGCCCAACTAGCATGACATGATGACACCAAAGTTTGCCCATAGGGTTTCGTTTGACTCGCGAGTCCACTATCGAGGAAGAAAAACATAGAGGAGTGGCCAATTCAGATGATTTCATAGAGTCATCCCTTCAATGTTTTTTCTAGGCCTTGTTAAATAAGATAATTCAACCTTCTTCCTCTTAAAGTGAAATTAGTCCTTTTGTCAAACTTTGCCATAataaaatctataaaaataattggCATATTCTTATTAAGTCTTACTCGATTATAATCATCAACTTAATATGAAAAAATCGATATGACTTGACATATTTAGTTTGGTGCATTACAATATTTAGCTGGCTTTATTTATTAATTCTGGATTGGCCAAAAATGATGGAAATGGCATTATTCCCCATTACAATTATGGTTAGAGCTTGTCCATGTAGAGGAGTAATGTCCATCTCGGAAACTTGATAGTTGTTTGTCTTTTGGTGCTTTATATGCTTTTGCCTAATCATCCAGCATAAGAAATACTTCACCTAATTAGGGTGAACATGACACCTTGGTGCCTTCCTTCCTGGGCATATGCATTATGCGCGAAGATGCTTTCTTAAGTTAAAAATGCATTGGGCATATTGATATTTATGCCTCGCCCCGAGTCGATACACTATGTGTGGAAAGATATTTTATTGGATTACAGAGCACTTGATGttctaatattaatattttggatGGATGATGAAGCTTTGCATATGAAGATTGTTTTCATAATTAAGATGCATCATGTGTCTGTAAGcataaaatatatgatatacTATTGTGATGCGAAAAAAATTTTAtgctatgattgaaatcaaataatattacatTAGATTTACGATGCATATCTTTTGATGTTATCTGAAAAAGATCTCTGTATGATCTACAAAGGTACTATCCGTGAATCCGAATATCATAGTGATGTCGATTTATAAGGAGAACTAGATACTCTATTTTTTCTCTTCTTATCTTTTCATCGGATCATTTAGATCGATAGATTAGGAAGGTTGAGAGAGAAATCGTAATTTTTAATTACGTTTTTTAGAACATGTGTCGTTTAGTCTCTAAAGATCATGTCTATTTATATATAAGAGCAGAGTGTTTAAGATAATTTATTATGAGAGTAGAGTTTCTTCCATCAAGAGTATCCCCTAAGAAATTCTACGATAACATGGACTTCATTTTTATTGATCAATATTTATCATCAGaatctaattaattttattatatatattatctaattataaaggacCAATTAATCGAATAGTGCTTTGATGATATGATCTAATTATACAGGCACCAATAAGCTTTGTACATGTGCTGTCAATATTAGTATAAGCGAAGGAGATCCCTAGCGAGAGAATTGGATTCAAGTTTCAACGGGCCAAAGAAGTATGGATCTTACTTGGGCTGATCAAAGCTGATCAGGTCGGGGCCATAAATGGTTGGGTCAAGCTCTTATTGGGTCGAACCCTTGGTGGGCCACTTTTGGCCCATCACAAGTTGATTCCGCTTAGGTCAGGTCAGATCATGACGGGCCCATAATTGGTCGGGTCAGCTCTTATTGGATCGAACCCTTAGTGGGCCACGTTTGGCCCATCACAAGTTGGGTCCTGTCGAACTTACCCTGATAAAGTCGGGTTGGGCTTGATGACAAAGTTTGGTCGGACTGTTGACTAGTTGGGCTCGGCCCCTCGGTAAGGTCGAGTCCATGGATTTGAATCAGTCGCTTGTGTGCTCGTCTTGGTTGGGTGTCAAGTGCAACCCAGACATTTTTATGCTTAACGTTATCAAAATTATCATCAAATTCAACCAGTACAAGTTTGAGATAATCTACCTTCACAGCAACGTAGCTTTCATGATTGTTTGCCTTATTTTCcatttcaaatcagatataatTGCCCCATGATCAAGTTGACTCAAGTGCCGTTCGTTCGGTGATCACCAACTAGTCTAGTTTGATAACTATGGATGGTTGTCATAGTCATGCTTATTAATGTTTGTAGGCATGAAGCGATCAAGTCTCAGCCAGCTAATAAGCCTTTGTGATCCATCTCAAGTCTCTTTCATTGACCATAAACATATATGGATAtcctgatagcagataagatttttcagtaaatttctctattttgttgaggaaaatcctttattCTGTTCAAAGAAATCTTTTAATAAAAAGGGGaatgttaatgcattcaagcttcttaacttcttcaataaagcttcttcaataattcttcttattttttatttttttcaacatatCCAACTATGAATTTACCACACGATCAATTAAATTATTCGAGGATCCATGAACAGTTGTGGCCTTAGTTACGGTCACACAAAGTCTAGCTATGATCGAGGCAATGTCATGTCGTATGATGGACACACGGTTTATGGCACGTTGATGTGGTTAAACGTCGCATCGTCGTGCTTAATTTATTAGCATACCATGTGATTGATTAAAGGAGATATCAATGACTTCGTTCGAGTCCAAAGCAGATGTGAAATGTTGATTCGTGTGCATGAAACCAGTGATACTGATGCAGAGAGCTCGGCGGGCCCATTCATAGAGACACCACAACGAACAGAGGTTAGAGTGGCTGCTTCTTTGCATTGACTTAATTTGTTGTTGATTACTGGTACTACAGCTCTCGACTGCAGAAATAAGATTACGTGTGTACGTCCAATCCCATCGATGCTCGAATATAAAACCTATTATTTActgttttaaattaaatattaattcttTAATCTACGAGGTTAATTTTGATGTAACTAATAGGCTTTATAGCATTCATGTGCAACAAATTACATATATCGAGGAAGATATCTCAAAGCAAAATGAAAGTATTCGATGTAATGACTATGCATGTATGTATTCTATGATTTTGTTAATATTTTAGTTAACATATAAGGTGTTTACGGTAGACGTTTTAATAGTCTCTCGTAGGATcttatttttgaatatttaaaatctataattaaaaaataaaatgacaAGTATTTTAATCCACACTGGAATTACTATAAATCTGACCTTCAAAATCCTCTTAACAATCTATCTACAAGATTGCTAAGATCGGATTGTGTGCATGCTCCGAGATCTTTGTCGATGTTCAGAATCCAACTTCAGAGGTCGGTCTACACCTCCCAAAATTTTGGTATGTAGGTGCAAGAACATGAGGTCCACTCGATCCTACGAAAGCTTGCAATGTCTTACACGAGTAGTCACATCCCCACATAGGATATTTATATGATGATGTCTGTACTTTGTAATGCTTTCGAGTGCTCACAACCAAAATCTCATTCATTCTCGGTGACATGTTTGGTGCGTAATCGTGCACAGGTGAACGGAGAGAGACTGCCCTTTGCTTTTCCCCAAAGCGAAAGAGACGACCAACCAAGCATACAAAGAAAGGGAACATGCCAAGTCTCGTCGGCACAAATTGCTTGGAAAAGTATGATCGAATGTAGTCCTCAAAAAATATATTCATAGAAATTGTCTTCTTTATTCCCTCGAACACTCTGTGAGGTTTTATACTTGCTAAAGATGAATTATTTATCTCGTTCTTCAGATCCGTCTTTTAGTGTTTGATGAGTAACTCGTCGTTGACAGAATATTTAGGTTGCAGTAGAATTTTGTGACATGATAATAATGTATGATCTTCTCTGAGTTTGCTCGGTGAGATGTCGCCCTAATCTGGTAGTGTTGTTTATGTTCGTGGTTTGTGCCCTGCCAAATTTGCTTTCGACTTTCGTCTGCGGTGCAGCCTTTTGCGTGTAATGAAGTCCAGCTAAGAAAGTCCAGAGATCTTTGACAACTTGTGTCAGATACTGCCAGCTTTAGGAAGCAGCAATTCTTTTGAGGTGGAGAAGTTTCCCATGGAAAACGAATAATGTGAAAGCAAGACTTTCTTGGATCCGCGTCCATAGATTTTCCCAGTTTTTGACTTCGGAAAGAAAAGCCGAGAGATCAGAAATGCAAAGGAAGGAGAAGCATTGCAAAAGTCCAGAGTTGGGGAGCCTAAGTATTGAATCATTCGGAAGACCTGAGCGTTGGAACACTCGAAACTCAACTTGGCCTGACGGCCGCCGGAAACATGCTGACTCTGAGAAGATCACTGGTTCGTCATTGGAGAAATTTCTGGTTCGGCTTCTGTTCCCAGTCCACAGTTAAGGCGGCCAATAATGGAGGTTAGGTAGAACGTTAACTAGAAGTTCCTGTCATGGCGGCTCCGACTGAAATGTCATCTCTAGGGTTAGTCGAGTTCTGCCGGTGGAATGTTCAGCGGACGTACTTCGACAGCATGCATATAATGAGCTTGAAATGCACAACTATCTAACTTGGAAACGCCATGGAAGCGATCTCTTGTTTTGTTCTGTGGCTTCATCCGCACCAGTCAGTCAGTCAGCCAGCTGGTTCATCAGTTTCCCGGAAGACGACAGATGCATAAGGAACACAAATTTAATGGCCGACAACTACATTGTTATGAACAATAAGAACACTCCCGGCGGGAACATATTAATCTCTGCATCATTAACTGACATATTTCTGAAGTTTATCGGTGAGTGTCTGCGAGAGAAAAAAACTGTGGTCGAATCACTTCTTCCTGTCAACTATTTGTAATTTAATGAAAGCATGTTGTGCTTGTCGGATTTGACCTGTGTTGTGCTTGTCGGATTCGACCTTTGTCGGCCAGATAACCTGACATTGGATTCTCATTGGATACAGTACACTCGTTCATCATCAAAACTATGTGATACAAGAAAACATCGAATAAATTGATGGATCAATCAAACCGAGTGAGAAAATGGAATTAGATTAATCTTGAAATTCATAAATAattctaattttaattttaaaaattattaattcgATTGATTTTACTGGCTTAACTCTGTAATCAATTCAAATCAATTAATCAAATAGGtctaaaaattcttaaaattttaaaaattttaaaatcaaattgGTTTAAATAGTATTTTCGATGCAATTAGATTAAAATttcaatttgattttttttaaaatatacatattaaattatttaaaaaatatatattgatttattagactgaattaatcaattttaaactaatttaattaGGTAGATCGAGAATCGGTTTTAGTTCGAACTTATATTACTTTAATCGATTCAACTCGATTCGATCCTTAAATCGTTCTAAATGATTCACAAACCACGTTCCTTTCTCTAAGGCTGCTGAAAGAACAAGACAAAAGCCTATCATCTCGCAGTCATCTTCTTTAGACTAATGTAGACCATAATAAAGCATGACGTGAAAAGCTTTTAGGAAGGAGATCGTTTGGGTGTAGGGGGGAAGAACGGAAGACGTGGATCACCCGAGAATTCATTCTACCCTTCTCTCAAGCGTCTGTATTACGTGAGCCAAAACTGTAGCTCCAAAAATTCTCTGACCAAAGAAAGCCAAGCAATTCCTTCATAAGATTGCAAGTTCAACGTGGAAATGCAGcatcatatattatattatatgagcATGGAGAACTGTTAAACACCTACCTGCTGCTCTTGAAGAGACTGATCTCTAGCAAGTTGGCGAGCTGGTGTCCTATGTCACAGGAGGACTTGTGATTACTGTATGTTTCATACCTCTAAAACCATTTTTTCTGGAGAGAGTCAACTCATCTCTGGCGTTATGTTGAAAAATAATGTGGTTTGTGCTTACTGTATGTTTCATACCTCTAAAACCATTTTTTCTGGAGAGAGTCAACTCATCTCTGGCGTTATGTTGAAAAATAATGTGGTTTGTGCTTACTGTATGTTTCATACCTCTAAAACCATTTTTTCTGGAGAGAGTCAACTCATCTCTGGCGTTATGTTGAAAAATAATGTGGTATGATAGAAAAGTATCGATAATTTGTTAAGTTGTCTCAGATGCTATGACAAGATGATGCAAAGAGAACAAACTCATAAGTATCTTAAAGTGTTTGACATATGAGTGAATCTAATTTGTATGACATTGTCCAAAGAACATTCcaatgaatctctctctctctctctctcgtaagaATATGCAAGTGGAAGCTCAAAGCTTTTCTCTCAAAATTTACAAGATgccctctttctttttctctaaatTTCAGAATTTATTTTTTTGTGCTTTTAACATTATTTAGTTATATACTATTATATTAAATGACGTGCTCACACGTTAATATTATTTAGTTATTTTAGATCCATGGCTTGTATAACAATGAATTAACTAAATTAGATGTGCCGATAGAGattagatttcaaaatataaacttaaaATTTTAATGCTACATGGGAAATCAGGAGGttgaatttaaaaaatatcaaaaaaattcaaaattttattgtAAATTGAATTTCTTCCCAAAATAATTATTGACGTGTGCCGACAAATAATCGTACACTTCTGAACCTATTCAACGTCATATCTTATTACATCTTTTGCTAGATCCCTAGCTAGTGGAGGCACTGTTTAATTTATTTTTGCGCAAATCACTATATACTTTTATCATTTATTCTTTCTATAGTTTGATTCATTTGACAACCCAACGATCGAACCCATCCTTATTACTATTCGATAATGAATACTTAGTGATAGGGCATAATTTGGTAGCATACCCCCAGGCAGCCATCTACAACCACATCGGTGCCAACAAGAGCTTCGAAATCGACATGGTAGATTACATCAACACAACGCCTCGAACTCAACCACTGATGTACGACACTGCCCCAATGAGATAAGGATGTGTGTTTTTATACCCACACATGACGCTGATCTGTGGAGGACGATCGGTATCAGCACAAAGGGTATGGGTTCGCCGTTTAAGAGGTTGACGGCCATTAATAGGTCGGGTACGATCAACCCCCATGTGTGGGTATAAAAACCTATTATCTGACCAACACGGAGGAGATTTTTTCGGCTCAAACATTCTACTCTCTCTCGTTTAACCAAAAGGCTAACTTAAGTTTTGAAGCAATCGATCGGAGTCATCTTCGATTTAAGCTTATGATACTCGAAGCAGATGTCTAAGCCGACTGAGAGTCGATAGAATAAGGTCAACATGTGGTGAAAGCATTCATTCATATTACTCGAGAATTATACGAACGAAGACTTGGAAGACATTGGTTGACACCTTGTTCTTCATTTACATTAGAAAATTCTATGGGTAAGGTGTGATGGTGCTTTCGATGTCTGTTCTTATTTTACATCACCAATGTTCCATCATGACTCGTGAAATGCCCTCCATGGAAGCCTAGAGTCGTCAGATGACAAGGTTCCAGGAACTCAACCACTCTCCTTGGGAGCATATACGTAGAAGATGACTTCAGCTAGTGGAGCTCAATGGATAAACCCTGGCTAGGAATCGACTGACGCGATGTGGATTGAACATGACTAACACAACGATAAGCCCATCGTAGCCCTACCTTGGCGCATGCACACATTATCTACATACGAACGTGTACACGGACGTGGGATGATTACACACGTACTTCAATTCTCCATCACACGTAAAGGTTGTGGACAAGAATATTGGGTCCGGCAAGAGAAATCGGAATGGGTCCTGATGCTTTTGTCAATGACCGAATCAAATTGAATTCTTCTCAAACCCACCAGCTCAAGAATtccattaaaataatatatttccgTGACAAAATTGTCCAAGTGACATTGGTCTACATCACATTAGTTAGGGTTGGACCGGGTAGATAATATACCATGTCAAATCTGCATGCAAACAATGATTTTTCCACATTGATTGACCTCcaacaaagagaaaaagagaagagaCTACGTGTATCTAATTTTCAAACATCCACAGCATCGGTTCCttgcaagaaaagaaaagcataatAAGCATGCAGCTTCTAATTCAGGATCGAACACCTGTGATGCACCTGACGACGACGTCTGGAGACTTGGTAAATGGAGGAGACGAGATGGGGATACTGCACTACGCACGGAAGAAACCGTGACATTTCTGGGCATACTATGTGGATGAAATCGATCAGATAAGACGGCGTGGGATGGTTGAGATTTAGTGGAGGAGGTGCTGCTCATTTGACGAGGCCACAAATCGCACACCTCCAGACCAATTCAacaatacatattatatatacagTGGCTGGCTTTCGAAACCGGCGTCATATGGAGTACATTAATGTTCTACTGCTGCCATCCATGGAGTATATATTCTATTCAACGCAAGAATTGGCTGAAGCCATATATATATTACATGCAATCGCTGTTGGAGGGTCTCTTCACTTGCGATGGCGAGATGAAAGCGAGGTCGAATTCCCCATTGCCGagcttttaaattttcttatggagGAAGCACCATTATCTTCCAACTCTGCGTTAAAATTGATGCTTCTGTTTCACCAACTCGCCTCAAGTCGTCGTCTTCTTCAACCACTACGCTCCTCGTTCTCACGATATCCTTTTCGTGCTTTTGTTCCAGATctgcataaataaatatatatatatatatatatatatatattaatttgttGAGGCGAACGGCGAATTCATCGAACGTTTGGGACCTTTTAATTTGTGGTGATGGGTACACCCCAACTAAGCTAAGTTTGAGAGACTAAAAGATGATAACATGAAGTGAATAAATCATGACCCACTGCGTTGTGTGCTATTTTACGCACAATTATCTAAAATGATTATAAAATGTGCTAAAATAAGTTGATCAACAGTGACGAATCTGTTTGATGGAATCGTGTCAACGCTGCATTTAATTAGTCTCGCCATCATGTGTCTCCGGATCACCTAACTCCTTTCCGATCACTTTCGCGTACCAGTAAAATATGTAACGTTGAGAATCCTACCTTGATGAGATCGAGTCGGATTGAAATGGTTTTTGGTGAAGCAGCTGATGCAGTAGAGACGCGAGGAAGGTCGAGGCTTGGGCCGAGCAAAGGCGGGGGCGGAGGAGAGGCACGTGGCGGTGCACCGACAAGGAAAACAAAACGCATGACTGCGACCAATCCGAAACCCGCGTTACGCGTAAGCGGACGACGAAGCCAAGCGCGGTGGCTTCCTCGCCTTACGTGTTCGATTTTTGTTCATCATATCAACATATGTGGGCTTGCTTGCTTGACTTCTGCTGGTTCGCACCGCAGGCGAATCTATTCTTTTCTGTTCTTTATCGTATCGGCTTACGCCTGCTGACGCTATCTCGCTCACCAACTCCTCCTGCTCCTCCCCCCTCCCGCCCGcccccctctcctcctccacgGAGTCAGTCGTGGATTGCAGCTGTTGATTGTGTCGTCTGCCCTCTGCCTCCGGACGAGTCATGGTGGCCCTCCCTCTTCCCTACGACATGGCCAGAGTAGGTCCCATTTAAGTGTAGTTGTTTGATCACTGAACATTGACCGTCTTGAATGAGTCGATGTGGTTTGCCCATTTCTTTTCCGTGTAAGTGGCCTGCCTTGACTTATCAAGCCGTGTATGCATATATACGTGTAAAAGATCTCcttggagggagggagggaagtgGGCAGAGCTAACGAGACGATCGACAGAGGAAGTCAGGGAATAAGGAGAAGAAGCAAAAGaggggcttcttcttcttctgcgcgCCCCCCTTCGCTTGCTCCCCTTATCGAGGCCTCTGCGTTCTCCGACTgctgctgcaggcgatggtaattGGAAGCATGAAAGCAGAGGAGAGAATTGAAAGAAGCTCGAGGCGGAGCGGAAGCGGCATAGATCTTACGTGCACCTTCAAATTAGTGGCTCTTCTTTGGGCTGTCCTCCCCGTCGCTGCTATCGAGGCTTTCGATTACAAGGACGCCCTGTCAAAGAGTCTCCTCTATTTCGAGGCCCAGCGCTCCGGCCGTCTTCCCTACAACCAGCGCGTCGCATGGCGCGGCCACTCTGGCCTCACCGATGGCCTTCAACAAGGAGTGAGTGAAAAATGACTACCCTGCCACATGAGCTTAATACAAATTAATTCCCCTCTTAATCACACTTTTAATGGATTTTTCATGTAGGTAGATCTGGTGGGAGGTTACTATGACGCCGGAGACCACGTTAAGTTCGGTCTACCGATGGCCTTTACGATCACGATGCTGTCGTGGAGCGTCATCGAGTACGGCGACGAGATAGCGGCCGCCGGAGAGTACCATCACGCTCTGGAGGCTATCAAGTGGGGCACTGATTATTTCATCAAAGCCCACACCCATCCCAACGTCCTCTGGGTCGAGGTATGCACATCTTGATCTTTCTTCCTCCAGACACTTGATCGACTGATATGGTCGATATTTCAGGTGGGGGACGGCGACACCGATCATTACTGCTGGCAAAGGCCGGAAGACATGACGACTTCACGGCAAGCATACAAGATCGACACCGAGAACCCGGGGTCAGACGTCGCCGGAGAGACCGCCGCGGCCATGGCTGCCGCGTCCATCGTCTTCCAGGAATCTAATCCACATTACTCACACCTCCTGTTGCATCATGCGCAACAGGTACCGATAACACGACACCCGTCTATCGCATACTCCGTCACTCCCCTCGATCGGCCATGTTCTGATagaatatgtatgtgtatgtacagCTGTTTGAGTTTGCTGACAAGTATCGAGGGAAGTACGACAGTAGCGTCCGAGAGGCGAAGAGATACTACCCGTCGTGGAGCGGGTACGAGGACGAGCTGCTGTGGGCGGCGCTGTGGCTCCACAGGGCAACAGGGAAGGGGGCGTACCTGGAGTACGCGGTGGAGAACGGCCATAGATTCGGAGGAACCGGGTGGGAGATGGCCGAGTTTAGCTGGGACGTCAAGTACGCCGGCGTTCAGATCCTGGCTACCAAGGTTGGTTGGTACACACACGTTTCTCTCATTAATATCCCATCCGACCTTTTACTTCAAATCAAAATGCTTATACTAACTTTGATTAACGACCGGCTTTGCCCAAAGGACCGAGTCCGACACGTTCTTTTGACCTTTCCTCTTTGAACAATATGGCTAGGATCTTTATAATTAGTGTAACAAAACAATTATGCTCGATCGATTACGTAGTTTCGTAGTTGACGTGACGTTAAAATAAAGGTTCGGATCCACACCGTTCCTTTTTCTCTTGCTTAAGAAGCACGGAACCGCTGCCAAATGACACGTAATATTTGCACCCAACCGGTTTTGTTTTGTTGGAGAGATAAAATTGAAGGCCGAGAGTAATAACGTGACATTAATAATGGTGTGACAGCTCACCATTTGCCACATGTGGCACGAGTAGGACTGAGACGGAGGTGTGTTTTCTGTCCACATCATATTTTTAATTCGAACGATTAGGTAAAATGAtcgaattatttatatatattgtttATTCAAAAGCTATAGACGATTGAGATGTCATTTAGAGAAGTGTCTTGTGCATTAGGTCAGTTGACTGTTCTCGCAGTCTGTAATTGATTGATACGGATGATTAGAAGACATGGTTGGTGAACGAGCTGTAGCACATTAATTGATCTTGATGACCGACAAATTACTTAGCAGCTTTCTCTAAGTCCGTGCCGGAAAACTAAAAGTG
Proteins encoded:
- the LOC135585016 gene encoding endoglucanase 7-like isoform X1 gives rise to the protein MVIGSMKAEERIERSSRRSGSGIDLTCTFKLVALLWAVLPVAAIEAFDYKDALSKSLLYFEAQRSGRLPYNQRVAWRGHSGLTDGLQQGVDLVGGYYDAGDHVKFGLPMAFTITMLSWSVIEYGDEIAAAGEYHHALEAIKWGTDYFIKAHTHPNVLWVEVGDGDTDHYCWQRPEDMTTSRQAYKIDTENPGSDVAGETAAAMAAASIVFQESNPHYSHLLLHHAQQLFEFADKYRGKYDSSVREAKRYYPSWSGYEDELLWAALWLHRATGKGAYLEYAVENGHRFGGTGWEMAEFSWDVKYAGVQILATKLFKGGDLPESQRRAAQQYRAKAEYYVCACLNENNGSNVHRTPGGMLFVRQWNNMQYVSSAAFLLSVYSDHLIKAEQRELQCPDGAVGTQELVALAKSQADYILGANPMRTSYLVGYGRKYPMKVHHRGSSIVSYKRSKGFIGCMQGYYDWYGRRSPNPNVITGALVGGPDSRDKFRDQRGNYMQTEACTYNTAPLVGVFAKLHRLSDQQIQIQEMSTPAASSS
- the LOC135585016 gene encoding endoglucanase 7-like isoform X2; this translates as MARPLWPHRWPSTRNLVGGYYDAGDHVKFGLPMAFTITMLSWSVIEYGDEIAAAGEYHHALEAIKWGTDYFIKAHTHPNVLWVEVGDGDTDHYCWQRPEDMTTSRQAYKIDTENPGSDVAGETAAAMAAASIVFQESNPHYSHLLLHHAQQLFEFADKYRGKYDSSVREAKRYYPSWSGYEDELLWAALWLHRATGKGAYLEYAVENGHRFGGTGWEMAEFSWDVKYAGVQILATKLFKGGDLPESQRRAAQQYRAKAEYYVCACLNENNGSNVHRTPGGMLFVRQWNNMQYVSSAAFLLSVYSDHLIKAEQRELQCPDGAVGTQELVALAKSQADYILGANPMRTSYLVGYGRKYPMKVHHRGSSIVSYKRSKGFIGCMQGYYDWYGRRSPNPNVITGALVGGPDSRDKFRDQRGNYMQTEACTYNTAPLVGVFAKLHRLSDQQIQIQEMSTPAASSS